The proteins below come from a single Necator americanus strain Aroian chromosome V, whole genome shotgun sequence genomic window:
- a CDS encoding hypothetical protein (NECATOR_CHRV.G18791.T1) yields MRGLPARRRSRPKKLVRHRQQYPVRALNVGTLTGRSRELADSLRKRRVDICYVQETRWKGSKARVLGYGYKQIYHGTSNRNGVGVILNESFRNSVTAVDRLSDRLMAVKVDTGEVELRVVSAYAPQAGCSEEEKACFWEDLEQYVQSLEAKKYF; encoded by the coding sequence ATGCGGGGGCTACCAGCTAGAAgacgaagccggccaaagaagttagtccgccatcgccagcaatATCCAGTGCGtgcacttaacgttgggacgcttactggaagaagtcgtgaactggcagacagtctcagaaaacgccgtgttgacatatgttatgtacaggagactcgctggaaaggctccaaggcaaGGGTATTAGGCTATGGCTACAAGCagatctaccacggcacatcaaatcgcaatggcgttggcgtcatattgaacgagtcgtttagaaatagcgtcacagcggtggatcgactatcggatcgcttgatggctgtaaaagtagatacaggagaagttgaattgcgagtcgtctctgcttatgcgccacaggcgggctgtagtgaagaagagaaggcgtgcttttgggaagatctagagcagtacgtccaatcactggaagcgaagaaatacttttaa